The Paraburkholderia caffeinilytica genome segment AGCGCAGCCGTTCATTCTCCGAGCGCGAAATCTGGATGCGGGTTGCGCCCTGTTCGCGCAGCACCGCGGTCATGCGCACGATCTCGTCGGCGACTTCTTCAGGCGTGCCGTCCGATTCGCACAGCAGGATCGCCGCCGCGTCGAGGTCGTAGCCCGCGTTGACGAACTCCTCGACGGCGCGCGTAGCCGGTTTGTCCATCATCTCCAAACCCGCCGGAATGATGCCTGAGGCAATGATGCCGGCGACGGCGTCGCCGCCTTTCACGACGTCGTCGAAACTGGCCATGATGACCTGCGCCGTTTGCGGCTTGGGGATCAGCTTGACGGTGACTTCGGTGACGATCGCGAACATGCCTTCACTGCCGATCAGCACCGCGAGCAGATCGAGCCCGGGCGCGTCAGGCCCGAGCGAGCCGAATTCAACGATGTCGCCTTCCATTGTCACGGCGCGCACACGCAGCACGTTGTGCACGGTCAGGCCGTATTTGAGGCAGTGCACGCCGCCCGAATTCTCGGAGACGTTGCCGCCGATCGTGCAGGCGATCTGCGACGACGGATCGGGTGCGTAGTAAAGGCCGTAGGGCGCGGCGGCTTCGGAGATCGACAGATTGCGCACGCCCGGCTGCACGGTCGCGGTCCGGGCGTACGGGTCGACTTCGACGATCTTGCGGAAGCGGGCGAGCGACACCACCACGCCGTGGCGAATCGGCATCGCTCCGCCGGACAAACCGGTGCCCGCGCCGCGCGGGACGATCGGCACGTCGAGCCGGTGGCAGATCTGCACGATGCGCTGGACCTGCGATTCCGTCTCGGGCAATGCGACTGCGAGCGGCAGACGCCTGTACGCAGCGAGGCCGTCGCATTCGTAGGCAACGGTGTCTTCTTCTCGATACAGCAGACAGTGGTTCGGCAGTACCGCCATCAACGCCTGCACGACTTCGCGCTGGCGCTGGGCGAGAACTTCGGCCGTCAGTTCGACGGGTGCGTTCATATGACTTGTCTCCTGGTGTCCTTCACCCTGCGTGCCCGGTCAAGCCTGGTTGTGCGGCTGCGGACGTTGCTGCTGCCGCTGTCGCTGTCGCAACTGAGCTGAGCTCAGCTGAGCGTCGATGATCTCTCAAGCCGCCCAGGAAAAGATCTTGCCCGGATTCATCAGATTGCGCGGATCGAGCGCGTGCTTGATGGAGCGCATCGTGTCGACGGCGACTTCGCCGTGTTCTTCGAGCAGGAAGTTCATCTTGTGCAGACCGACACCGTGTTCGCCCGTGCAGGTGCCGTCCATGCGCAGCGCGCGCTGCACGATGCGATGGTTCAGGCGTTCGGCCTCGACGAGTTCTTCCGGCTTGTTCGGATCGATCAGGATCGCGACGTGGAAGTTGCCGTCGCCGACATGGCCGACGATCGGGCAAGGCAGCGGCGACGCGTTCAGATCCTGCTCGGTTTCCACCACGCATTCCGCAAGGCGCGAGATCGGCACGCACACATCGGTCGTGACGGCGCGGCAACCGGGCTTCAGTTGCAGCATCGCGAAATAGGCGTTGTGACGCGCGTTCCACAGGCGGCTGCGGTCTTCCGGCCGGGTTGCCCATTCGAAGCCTTCGCCGGCATTCTGCGCGGCGATCTCCTGCAC includes the following:
- a CDS encoding FAD-linked oxidase C-terminal domain-containing protein, with translation MNAPVELTAEVLAQRQREVVQALMAVLPNHCLLYREEDTVAYECDGLAAYRRLPLAVALPETESQVQRIVQICHRLDVPIVPRGAGTGLSGGAMPIRHGVVVSLARFRKIVEVDPYARTATVQPGVRNLSISEAAAPYGLYYAPDPSSQIACTIGGNVSENSGGVHCLKYGLTVHNVLRVRAVTMEGDIVEFGSLGPDAPGLDLLAVLIGSEGMFAIVTEVTVKLIPKPQTAQVIMASFDDVVKGGDAVAGIIASGIIPAGLEMMDKPATRAVEEFVNAGYDLDAAAILLCESDGTPEEVADEIVRMTAVLREQGATRIQISRSENERLRFWSGRKNAFPAAGRISPDYYCMDGTVPRRSIGPLLARIEVMEKKYGLRCINVFHAGDGNMHPLILFNGNDMDEWHRAEAFGCDILETCVELGGTVTGEHGVGIEKINSMCVQFSPEERDAFHAVKRAFDAPGLLNPDKGIPTRARCAEYGKMHVRGGLLPHPELPRF